GCAGGATGGTATGGAGGCGCCAGCGGTCGCGGTCGCCCGGCCGCTTCGCCCGGCAGGCGAAGTAAATCCGCATCACCGACCCGTCGGCGGTGCGCACGGTGTAGCGGTGTTTCCGGAGATAAATTTCACCCGAGGGGCAGGGGCCGTATCCCTTGGTCTGTTCCAAAACCTCGGCCACGGCGTACTCCCGCCCCCGCCAGAGAAATTTCCCCGGCAGGGCCGGCTCGCCCCGGCTGGTCCCGGTCGTGTCGAAGCTCCCGGCCACCGGGGTTATCGCCTCGCCGACGAAGGTCTCCGCCACGTTCGTCCTCCGAGTAGGCCGGTATC
The sequence above is drawn from the bacterium genome and encodes:
- a CDS encoding DUF6504 family protein, translated to MAETFVGEAITPVAGSFDTTGTSRGEPALPGKFLWRGREYAVAEVLEQTKGYGPCPSGEIYLRKHRYTVRTADGSVMRIYFACRAKRPGDRDRWRLHTILQTGRTG